Proteins from one Methanobacteriaceae archaeon genomic window:
- a CDS encoding DNA alkylation repair protein — MKFEEIIKELEFLSNPEDVKGMARFGIRPQDAYGVRIPDLRRIAKKAGKDHFLARQLWDAGYQETMILACMIEDPKRITEEQMDNWALKFDTWAVCDQCCMKLFRMTPFAYKKVFEWSRRDEEFVKRAAFTLMAVLAVHDKKAPDEKFEQLLPIIQRESTDNRNYVKKSVNWALRQIGKRNIALNKKAIRTAEEIQKIPDKCAKWVAADALRELKSDKVQERLRD; from the coding sequence ATGAAATTTGAAGAAATCATTAAAGAACTGGAGTTTCTATCCAATCCAGAAGATGTTAAGGGAATGGCCCGTTTTGGAATCCGTCCACAGGATGCGTATGGAGTGAGAATCCCAGATCTACGCAGAATTGCAAAAAAAGCAGGTAAAGACCATTTTTTAGCCAGGCAGCTTTGGGACGCGGGTTACCAGGAAACTATGATCCTGGCATGTATGATTGAAGACCCGAAAAGAATTACAGAAGAACAAATGGATAACTGGGCTCTCAAATTCGACACATGGGCGGTTTGCGATCAGTGTTGCATGAAACTCTTCAGGATGACTCCTTTCGCCTACAAAAAAGTATTTGAATGGAGCAGGAGGGATGAAGAATTCGTCAAAAGAGCTGCTTTCACATTGATGGCAGTTCTAGCAGTGCATGATAAAAAAGCTCCAGATGAAAAATTCGAACAACTCCTCCCTATAATTCAGAGAGAATCAACAGACAATCGCAATTATGTTAAAAAGAGTGTTAACTGGGCTTTAAGGCAAATTGGAAAAAGAAATATTGCTCTTAATAAGAAAGCTATCCGTACTGCTGAAGAAATACAAAAAATTCCTGATAAATGTGCTAAATGGGTTGCTGCTGATGCTTTGAGGGAGTTGAAAAGTGATAAGGTTCAGGAAAGGTTACGTGACTAG
- a CDS encoding AEC family transporter: MNSHETIIAIILMIIIGYICRRTGFLKAEDARILNKIVVYLAIPSLIFLAMYSADLSNIQNFGTITLICLLVGIICGIIAYGFSRIRGYSSKTRWSVVAASTMFNSGFLGYPVCLGVFGTAGLVRAIFYDLGTIILFISFGVFFLTIYGGNYQDIIKRSILFPPLLAVTLGVLANIFHFPLGSLATSVLDYFDGAAIPLIMISLGLSLEFKGIKEYFDAASFVSAIKLVISPLIALFIVSLVGLSGLDRTVTIVEAAMPSAMFTLVLAITYDLDVKVAAACIFLSTALSMISITALILML; the protein is encoded by the coding sequence ATGAACTCTCATGAAACCATCATTGCCATTATTTTAATGATTATTATTGGTTACATCTGCCGTCGAACTGGTTTTCTCAAAGCAGAAGATGCTCGAATTCTTAATAAGATAGTGGTGTACCTGGCAATTCCCTCATTAATATTCCTGGCCATGTACAGTGCTGATTTATCAAATATACAAAACTTTGGAACCATAACTCTTATTTGCCTGTTAGTAGGTATTATATGCGGAATCATAGCTTATGGATTTTCTCGAATTAGAGGCTACTCTTCTAAAACCCGTTGGAGTGTGGTGGCAGCTTCAACCATGTTCAACTCTGGATTTTTAGGATACCCTGTTTGCCTCGGAGTTTTCGGAACAGCAGGATTAGTTAGAGCTATATTTTATGATCTGGGAACAATTATTCTCTTCATCTCCTTCGGGGTCTTTTTTTTAACCATCTACGGTGGGAACTATCAGGATATCATTAAAAGATCAATTCTATTTCCCCCTTTACTGGCAGTTACTTTAGGAGTGCTGGCCAATATCTTCCACTTTCCTCTGGGTTCTTTAGCTACTAGTGTGCTTGATTATTTTGATGGTGCGGCAATACCTTTAATAATGATATCTTTGGGCTTATCTCTGGAATTCAAGGGGATCAAGGAATATTTCGACGCAGCTTCATTTGTTTCAGCCATTAAATTGGTCATATCTCCCCTAATTGCCCTTTTCATTGTATCCTTAGTTGGTCTTTCTGGGCTGGACCGGACAGTGACCATTGTGGAAGCAGCCATGCCTTCAGCCATGTTTACACTGGTACTGGCCATCACATATGACCTTGATGTGAAGGTGGCAGCAGCCTGCATATTCCTAAGCACGGCACTGAGCATGATATCCATCACTGCTTTGATTTTAATGCTTTAA
- a CDS encoding PAS domain S-box protein, producing the protein MRDVNILLVEDDAIEALDIKRTLESFGYSVAYVASKGEEAVGKALELMPDLVLMDIILKGEQNGIEAASEIKKLNIPVIYLTAHSEEATIKKAKLTEPYGYLIKPYDVVELKFAIDLALYKSSQERKLKESEERYRMLFENSQVATAITSIDGKVLTANEKFFKMVGYKAEEIHLIDLKSMYQDKSQRNTIIERLKKRGKVREFEVHLLRRDGHAYTNSINVDLIHYQGQDAMLVTAVDITERKKAEEKLKETKDYLDSIYEGAEIPIAVIDITEDKNFMVKSFNAAFERFSGIKRKEGEGKSLEVLLKQAQAQPGAVDHLYRKYEECIEAGHSIQYEESAEFAGEKRWFMTRATPLKNSEGEIYRLIVTPIEITSQKKMEKELQNSEKELQLTVEAISDGVWKWNFKTDELYFSPRYYQMLGYDVNEFPASFESWKALIHPDDLEHALEVAEDYLKQKSDFYENTFRLRTKDGSYKWIKATGRVVERDETGEAIRMIGNHEDITVHQEFEKSYRENEEFLDQIVENIPNMIFVKNADDLTFKRVNKAGEYFFGRPAGELIGKSDYDFFPQKVADFFTTKDREVLKKGKLLDIPEEIIETPDLGQRLLHTKKIPILDEEGNPQYLLGISEDITEIKKAENDLKNSLKEKEVLLREIHHRVKNNMQIISSILNLQKKFLEDEKAQVALTESQNRVKSMAMIHERLYQSPDLTRINISEYIERLVSDLYYTYSISTKQVSLVMDVENLSLNIETAVPCGLIISELVSNSLKYAFPQGRGEISISLKESDEMKELIVGDDGVGFPEEIDFENTQTLGLQLVNNLVKQLDGQIKIEKTNGTKFKVLFKDLEYKKRLNL; encoded by the coding sequence TGATCTTGTTTTGATGGACATAATCCTTAAAGGGGAACAGAATGGTATTGAGGCGGCTTCAGAAATTAAAAAACTCAATATACCAGTAATATATTTAACAGCTCATTCTGAGGAAGCAACAATCAAAAAAGCCAAGTTAACAGAACCCTACGGCTATTTGATTAAACCATATGATGTGGTTGAGCTTAAATTTGCCATTGATCTTGCACTTTACAAGTCCAGTCAAGAAAGAAAATTAAAGGAAAGTGAAGAAAGGTACCGGATGCTTTTTGAGAATTCTCAAGTGGCTACGGCCATAACCTCTATTGATGGAAAAGTACTTACTGCCAATGAAAAGTTTTTTAAAATGGTGGGATATAAAGCTGAAGAAATCCATTTGATCGATCTCAAGTCCATGTATCAGGATAAGAGCCAAAGAAACACCATAATTGAAAGATTGAAAAAGAGGGGTAAAGTCAGGGAGTTTGAAGTGCATCTGTTGCGTAGAGATGGTCATGCTTACACAAATTCCATTAATGTTGATTTAATCCATTATCAGGGTCAAGATGCCATGCTGGTGACTGCTGTTGATATCACAGAGCGAAAAAAGGCCGAGGAAAAACTTAAAGAAACCAAAGATTATTTAGATAGTATCTACGAAGGTGCAGAGATACCAATAGCTGTAATTGACATCACTGAAGACAAAAACTTCATGGTAAAAAGTTTTAACGCTGCATTTGAACGGTTCTCTGGAATTAAAAGGAAAGAAGGTGAAGGGAAATCTTTAGAAGTTCTTTTAAAACAAGCCCAAGCTCAACCAGGAGCAGTAGATCATCTATACAGAAAATATGAGGAATGTATTGAAGCAGGTCATAGCATCCAGTACGAAGAATCTGCCGAGTTTGCTGGTGAAAAAAGGTGGTTCATGACACGGGCAACTCCTCTAAAAAATTCTGAAGGAGAAATTTACCGTCTGATAGTTACCCCTATAGAAATTACCTCACAGAAAAAGATGGAAAAAGAACTTCAAAATAGTGAAAAGGAATTACAACTCACCGTGGAAGCGATTTCTGATGGGGTGTGGAAATGGAATTTTAAGACTGATGAATTATACTTCAGCCCCCGATACTATCAAATGCTGGGCTATGACGTCAACGAATTTCCCGCTTCCTTTGAGAGCTGGAAGGCGCTGATCCATCCCGATGACCTTGAACATGCTTTAGAAGTGGCTGAGGATTATCTTAAGCAGAAATCTGATTTTTATGAAAATACATTCCGGCTGCGAACCAAGGACGGTAGTTATAAATGGATAAAAGCCACTGGAAGGGTGGTTGAAAGAGATGAAACTGGTGAAGCCATTCGGATGATTGGTAATCATGAAGACATAACCGTCCACCAGGAATTTGAGAAGTCTTATAGAGAGAATGAAGAATTTCTGGATCAAATTGTGGAAAACATACCCAACATGATTTTTGTAAAAAATGCAGATGATCTTACATTTAAAAGAGTTAATAAGGCAGGAGAATATTTCTTTGGGCGTCCTGCTGGTGAATTGATCGGTAAAAGTGATTATGATTTCTTCCCTCAAAAAGTGGCAGATTTCTTCACCACCAAAGACAGGGAAGTTCTAAAAAAAGGAAAACTGCTGGACATTCCAGAGGAAATCATTGAAACTCCTGATCTGGGTCAAAGACTCTTACATACCAAGAAAATACCCATACTCGATGAGGAGGGTAATCCACAATATCTGTTGGGAATATCAGAGGATATCACGGAAATCAAAAAAGCAGAGAATGACTTAAAGAATTCTTTGAAAGAAAAGGAAGTTTTATTAAGGGAAATCCATCACCGGGTTAAAAATAACATGCAAATCATTTCCAGCATACTTAATCTTCAAAAAAAGTTCCTGGAGGATGAAAAAGCACAAGTTGCGTTAACAGAAAGCCAGAATCGGGTTAAATCCATGGCTATGATCCATGAAAGACTGTACCAGTCCCCGGATTTAACCAGAATAAACATCTCGGAGTACATAGAACGACTGGTATCAGATCTTTATTATACCTATTCTATTTCCACCAAACAGGTTTCCCTGGTTATGGATGTTGAAAATCTTAGTTTAAACATTGAGACAGCTGTTCCCTGCGGTCTTATAATAAGTGAATTAGTTTCAAACAGTTTAAAATATGCATTCCCCCAGGGAAGGGGTGAAATTAGCATTTCCCTCAAAGAATCTGATGAAATGAAGGAATTAATCGTGGGTGATGATGGTGTTGGATTCCCAGAAGAAATTGATTTCGAGAATACTCAAACACTGGGGTTGCAGCTAGTTAATAATTTAGTAAAACAGCTTGATGGCCAAATAAAAATTGAAAAAACCAACGGCACTAAATTCAAAGTTTTATTCAAAGATTTAGAGTATAAAAAGCGTTTGAATTTATGA